In Pseudomonas lalkuanensis, the following are encoded in one genomic region:
- a CDS encoding RNA polymerase sigma factor: MTHPADSDLLPRLLAGEQGAFRELIGAYQSAMRAVAYAIVGQRYADEVVQDAWLAVVRNLSGFQQRSSLKTWLLTIVANAARSRLKQNRREVLLDDLPAPHGTVDDARFAEDGHWAARVPAWHEDSPEALLTEDELRECLEKTLLSLSEMQRGVLLLRERQGLELEEICNLLEISLSNVRVLLHRGRLKLFATLEHFEETGQC, translated from the coding sequence ATGACCCACCCGGCCGACTCTGACCTGCTACCCCGGCTGCTGGCTGGGGAGCAGGGGGCTTTCCGCGAGCTCATCGGCGCCTACCAGAGCGCCATGCGCGCGGTGGCCTACGCCATCGTCGGCCAGCGTTACGCCGATGAAGTGGTTCAGGACGCCTGGCTGGCCGTGGTGCGTAACCTGAGCGGCTTCCAGCAGCGTTCCAGCCTCAAGACCTGGCTCCTCACCATCGTCGCCAATGCCGCCCGCAGCCGCCTCAAGCAGAACCGTCGCGAGGTGCTGCTGGACGATCTTCCCGCGCCTCATGGCACGGTGGACGACGCCCGCTTCGCCGAAGACGGCCACTGGGCCGCGAGAGTGCCGGCCTGGCACGAGGACTCGCCGGAAGCCCTGCTCACCGAAGACGAACTTCGCGAATGCCTGGAAAAGACCCTGCTGAGCCTTTCGGAAATGCAGCGTGGCGTGCTGCTGCTGCGGGAGCGCCAAGGGCTGGAGCTGGAGGAAATCTGTAATTTGTTGGAGATATCGCTCTCCAATGTCCGGGTACTGCTGCATCGCGGGCGCCTGAAGCTGTTCGCCACGCTGGAACATTTCGAGGAGACAGGCCAATGCTGA
- a CDS encoding zf-HC2 domain-containing protein, giving the protein MLTCKELVARSSDLLDGELSFRERMAMRRHLMLCRNCRRFIKQMKLAQAVVRFMPESQGAEVDELAARLAQKRRESL; this is encoded by the coding sequence ATGCTGACGTGCAAGGAACTGGTTGCCCGCTCCAGTGATCTCCTCGATGGCGAACTGAGCTTTCGCGAGCGCATGGCCATGCGCCGCCACCTCATGCTCTGCCGCAACTGCAGGCGTTTCATCAAGCAGATGAAGCTGGCCCAGGCCGTCGTCCGTTTCATGCCGGAAAGCCAGGGGGCCGAAGTCGACGAACTGGCCGCGCGCCTGGCGCAAAAGCGTCGCGAATCCCTCTAG
- a CDS encoding OprO/OprP family phosphate-selective porin has product MIRKHFAGFAASAMALAISAQAFAGTVTTDGADIVIKTKGGLEVGTTDKAFSFKLGGRLQADYSRFDGFYTVNGDTADAGYFRRAFLELGGVAFSDWAYQINYDFSHNAGGDAKGDDGYFDEASIAYIGFQPVVIKMGRFDPDFGLEKATSSKWVTAQERTAAYDLADYVNNHNGGMGVQVSGTYGASLYGSAGLMANDATNRDEDGDSVKQFNLRGVFAPMHEAGNVLHFGVNYATRDLQDTSFDGRIRSRLGIRGVSTEGGQDAGNNGNRLVLAGANNTPVGAYDNDSTVGLEAAFATGPFSIQSEYLKREVEAKAANREDIDADGYYVQVAYTLTGEARDYKLGKFDKIKPSNKSLGAWEVFYRYDNISAEDDNGAFANIDDVEAKVHNLGVNWYANEAVKLSGYYVTTKVDNATNSVGDDDGDGMVFRAQYVF; this is encoded by the coding sequence ATGATCCGTAAGCACTTCGCCGGTTTTGCCGCCAGCGCCATGGCTCTGGCCATTTCCGCCCAGGCTTTCGCCGGTACCGTTACCACCGACGGCGCCGATATCGTCATCAAGACCAAAGGCGGCCTGGAAGTCGGCACCACCGACAAGGCTTTCAGCTTCAAGCTCGGCGGCCGTCTGCAGGCTGACTACAGCCGCTTCGACGGTTTCTACACCGTGAACGGCGACACCGCCGATGCCGGTTACTTCCGTCGCGCGTTCCTGGAACTGGGCGGCGTCGCCTTCTCCGACTGGGCCTACCAGATCAACTACGACTTCTCCCACAACGCCGGTGGCGATGCCAAGGGTGACGATGGCTACTTCGACGAAGCCTCCATCGCCTACATCGGCTTCCAGCCGGTGGTGATCAAGATGGGTCGCTTCGACCCCGACTTCGGTCTGGAAAAGGCCACCAGCTCCAAGTGGGTGACCGCCCAGGAGCGTACCGCCGCCTATGACCTGGCCGACTATGTGAACAACCACAACGGCGGCATGGGCGTACAGGTGTCCGGCACCTACGGCGCATCCCTGTACGGCTCCGCCGGTCTCATGGCCAACGATGCCACCAACCGCGACGAAGACGGTGACAGCGTCAAGCAGTTCAACCTGCGTGGCGTATTCGCCCCGATGCACGAAGCCGGCAATGTCCTGCACTTTGGCGTGAACTACGCCACCCGCGACCTGCAGGATACCTCCTTCGACGGTCGTATCCGCAGCCGCCTGGGCATCCGCGGTGTGAGCACCGAAGGTGGCCAGGACGCTGGCAACAACGGCAACCGCCTGGTACTGGCCGGCGCCAACAACACTCCGGTCGGCGCTTACGACAACGACAGCACCGTTGGCCTGGAAGCTGCGTTCGCCACTGGTCCGTTCTCCATCCAGAGCGAATACCTGAAGCGCGAAGTCGAAGCCAAGGCTGCCAACCGTGAAGACATCGACGCCGATGGCTACTACGTACAGGTTGCCTACACCCTGACCGGCGAAGCTCGTGACTACAAGCTGGGCAAGTTCGACAAGATCAAACCCTCGAACAAGAGCCTCGGCGCCTGGGAAGTGTTCTACCGCTACGACAACATCAGCGCTGAAGACGACAACGGCGCCTTCGCCAACATCGACGACGTCGAAGCCAAGGTGCACAACCTCGGTGTGAACTGGTACGCCAACGAAGCCGTCAAGCTCAGCGGCTACTACGTCACCACCAAAGTGGACAACGCCACCAACTCGGTTGGCGACGACGACGGCGACGGCATGGTCTTCCGTGCCCAGTACGTGTTCTAA
- the arfB gene encoding alternative ribosome rescue aminoacyl-tRNA hydrolase ArfB — MLLISNSVHLPDDEIELTAIRAQGAGGQNVNKVSSAVHLRFDIHASSLPDFYKERLLQLRDSRITGEGVIIIKAQQYRTQEQNRADALERLAELIRSVTKVQKARRPTKPTLGSKKRRLEGKAKRGEIKAGRGKVDY; from the coding sequence ATGCTGCTGATCTCCAACAGCGTCCACCTGCCTGACGACGAAATCGAACTCACCGCCATCCGCGCCCAGGGCGCCGGCGGACAGAACGTCAACAAGGTCTCCAGCGCGGTGCACCTGCGCTTCGACATCCACGCCTCATCCCTGCCGGACTTCTACAAGGAACGTCTGCTGCAACTGCGCGACAGTCGCATCACCGGCGAGGGCGTGATCATCATCAAGGCCCAGCAATACCGCACCCAGGAACAGAACCGGGCCGACGCCCTGGAACGCCTGGCCGAACTCATCCGCAGCGTGACGAAGGTGCAGAAAGCCCGACGGCCGACCAAGCCCACACTGGGTTCGAAGAAACGGCGGCTGGAAGGGAAGGCCAAGCGGGGGGAGATAAAGGCGGGCAGGGGGAAGGTGGATTATTGA
- a CDS encoding amino acid aminotransferase, producing the protein MSHFAKVGRVPGDPILGLMDAYRLDPNPAKLDLGVGVYKDARGLTPIPHAVKLAEQRLVDTESTKTYVGGHGDAAFGRLLLDLVLGTGNRLEATGRAGATQTPGGTGALRLAAEFIASNLPGRGVWLSDPTWPIHETIFVGAGIKVAHYPYVDATNRLDVDAMLKALEQVPKGDVVLLHACCHNPTGFDLSQDDWRKVLDVVKARELLPLIDFAYQGFGDGLEQDAWAVRLFAEALPELLVTSSCSKNFGLYRERTGALIVCAADAEKLTDVRSQLAYLARNLWSTPPAHGAAVVATILGDATLKAQWVEELEGMRKRVADLRRGLVEALQPFGLAERFAHIGEQRGMFSYTGLSPEQVAKLRTEFSVYMVSTGRANVAGLDFSRIDDLAKAIAKVC; encoded by the coding sequence ATGAGCCATTTCGCCAAGGTGGGCCGGGTGCCCGGCGATCCCATCCTCGGCTTGATGGACGCCTACCGCCTGGACCCCAACCCGGCCAAGCTCGACCTGGGCGTGGGCGTCTACAAGGACGCCCGCGGCCTGACGCCCATTCCCCACGCGGTGAAACTCGCCGAGCAGCGCCTGGTGGACACCGAATCCACCAAGACCTACGTCGGTGGCCACGGTGACGCGGCCTTCGGCCGCCTGCTGCTGGACCTGGTACTGGGCACTGGCAACCGGCTGGAAGCCACCGGCCGCGCCGGTGCCACCCAGACGCCGGGGGGCACCGGCGCACTGCGCCTGGCCGCGGAATTCATCGCGAGCAACCTGCCCGGCCGCGGCGTGTGGCTGAGCGACCCGACCTGGCCGATCCACGAAACCATCTTCGTCGGCGCCGGTATCAAGGTCGCTCACTATCCCTATGTGGATGCGACCAACCGCCTCGACGTCGACGCCATGCTCAAAGCCCTGGAACAGGTGCCCAAGGGCGATGTGGTATTGCTCCACGCCTGCTGCCACAACCCCACCGGCTTCGACCTGTCCCAGGACGACTGGCGCAAGGTGCTTGACGTGGTCAAGGCGCGCGAACTGCTGCCACTGATCGATTTCGCCTACCAGGGCTTCGGTGATGGCCTGGAGCAGGACGCCTGGGCCGTGCGCCTGTTCGCCGAGGCGCTGCCAGAACTGCTGGTCACCAGCTCCTGCTCGAAGAACTTCGGCCTCTACCGCGAACGCACCGGCGCCCTCATCGTCTGCGCCGCTGACGCGGAAAAGCTGACCGACGTGCGCAGCCAGCTGGCCTACCTCGCCCGCAACCTGTGGTCCACCCCGCCGGCCCACGGCGCTGCGGTGGTCGCCACCATCCTCGGTGACGCCACCCTCAAGGCACAATGGGTCGAGGAACTGGAAGGCATGCGCAAACGCGTCGCCGACCTGCGTCGTGGCCTGGTGGAAGCCCTGCAACCCTTCGGGCTCGCAGAACGCTTCGCCCACATCGGCGAGCAACGCGGCATGTTCTCCTACACCGGCCTCTCGCCGGAGCAGGTAGCCAAGCTGCGCACCGAGTTCAGCGTGTACATGGTGAGCACCGGTCGCGCCAACGTGGCCGGCCTGGACTTCAGCCGGATCGACGATCTGGCCAAGGCAATCGCCAAGGTGTGCTGA
- a CDS encoding 4a-hydroxytetrahydrobiopterin dehydratase, with amino-acid sequence MTALSQAHCEACRADAPLVSDEELAVLIKQIPDWNIEVRDGVMQLEKEFRFKNFRYALAFTNAVGAIAEEEGHHPGLLTEWGKVTVTWWSHEAKGLHRNDFIMSARTDQVAATAEGRK; translated from the coding sequence ATGACCGCCCTGTCCCAAGCCCATTGCGAAGCCTGCCGCGCCGACGCCCCGCTGGTATCCGATGAAGAACTGGCCGTACTGATCAAGCAGATCCCCGACTGGAACATCGAAGTGCGTGACGGCGTCATGCAACTGGAGAAGGAATTCCGCTTCAAGAACTTCCGCTACGCCCTGGCCTTCACCAATGCCGTCGGCGCCATCGCCGAAGAAGAAGGCCACCACCCGGGCCTGCTGACCGAGTGGGGCAAGGTCACCGTGACCTGGTGGAGCCACGAAGCCAAGGGCCTGCACCGCAACGACTTCATCATGTCCGCCCGTACCGACCAGGTAGCGGCGACCGCCGAGGGCCGTAAATGA
- the phhA gene encoding phenylalanine 4-monooxygenase: MKATQYVAREPDANGFIHYPETEHQVWNTLITRQLKVIEGRACQEYFDGIEQLGLPHDRIPQLGEINKVLQSTTGWSVARVPALIPFQTFFELLASQQFPVATFIRTPEELDYLQEPDIFHEIFGHCPLLTNPWFAEFTHTYGKLGLKATKEERVYLARLYWMTIEFGLLDTSQGRRIYGGGILSSPKETVYALSGEPEHQAFDPLECMRTPYRIDILQPLYFVLPDLKRLFDLAHEDIMALVHKAMGMGLHAPKFPPKPKAA; the protein is encoded by the coding sequence ATGAAAGCGACGCAGTACGTGGCCCGTGAACCCGACGCCAACGGTTTCATCCACTACCCCGAAACCGAGCATCAGGTGTGGAACACCCTGATCACCCGCCAGTTGAAGGTGATCGAAGGCCGCGCGTGCCAGGAATACTTCGATGGTATCGAGCAGCTCGGCCTGCCCCATGACCGCATTCCGCAACTGGGCGAAATCAACAAGGTGCTCCAGTCCACCACCGGCTGGAGTGTTGCCCGCGTCCCGGCACTGATCCCCTTCCAGACCTTCTTCGAGCTGCTGGCCAGCCAGCAATTCCCGGTAGCCACCTTCATCCGCACCCCGGAAGAGCTGGACTATCTGCAGGAACCGGACATCTTCCACGAGATCTTTGGCCACTGCCCGCTGCTGACCAACCCCTGGTTCGCCGAATTCACCCACACCTACGGCAAGCTCGGCCTCAAGGCCACCAAGGAAGAGCGCGTCTACCTCGCCCGCCTGTACTGGATGACCATCGAGTTCGGCCTGCTGGACACCTCGCAGGGTCGTCGCATCTATGGCGGCGGCATCCTCTCCTCGCCGAAGGAGACCGTCTACGCTCTGTCGGGCGAGCCCGAGCACCAGGCCTTCGATCCGCTGGAGTGCATGCGCACCCCATATCGAATCGACATCCTGCAGCCGCTGTACTTCGTACTACCGGACCTCAAGCGCCTGTTCGACCTGGCCCACGAAGACATCATGGCGCTGGTGCACAAGGCCATGGGCATGGGCCTGCACGCGCCCAAGTTCCCACCGAAGCCGAAGGCCGCCTGA
- a CDS encoding sigma-54-dependent transcriptional regulator, which produces MRIKVHCQNRVGILRDILNLLVDYGINVNRGEVGGDQGNAIYLLCPNMINLQLQSLRPKLEAISGVFGVKRVGLMPSERRHLELNALLGALDFPVLSIDMGGSIVAANRAAAQLLGVRVDEVPGIPLARYVEDFDLPELVRANKARINGLRIKIKNDTFLADIAPLQSEHDESEALAGAVLTLHRADRVGERIYNVRKHELRGFDSIFQSSRVMAAVVREARRMAPLDAPLLIEGETGTGKELLARACHLASPRGQSPFMALNCAGLPESMAETELFGYGPGAFEGARPEGKLGLLELTAGGTLFLDGVGEMSPRLQAKLLRFLQDGCFRRVGSDEEVYLDVRVICATQVDLSELCAKGEFRQDLYHRLNVLSLHIPPLRECLDGLPPLVEHFLDSASRQIGCSLPKLAPQVLDKLGHYHWPGNVRQLENVLFQAVSLCDGGTVRPEHIRLPDYGAPQPLGDFSLDGGLDAIIGRFEKAVLERLYAEHPSSRLLGKRLGVSHTTIANKLKLHGLGKEES; this is translated from the coding sequence ATGCGTATCAAAGTCCATTGCCAGAACCGCGTGGGAATCCTGCGCGACATCCTCAACCTGCTCGTCGACTACGGCATCAACGTCAATCGCGGCGAAGTGGGGGGCGACCAGGGCAACGCCATTTATCTGCTCTGCCCGAACATGATCAACCTGCAATTGCAGTCCCTGCGCCCGAAGCTGGAAGCCATTTCGGGCGTGTTCGGCGTCAAGCGCGTGGGTCTGATGCCCAGCGAGCGTCGCCACCTGGAGCTGAATGCGCTGCTGGGTGCCCTGGACTTCCCGGTGCTGTCCATCGACATGGGCGGTTCCATCGTTGCCGCCAACCGTGCCGCCGCCCAGTTGCTCGGCGTGCGGGTGGACGAAGTGCCGGGTATTCCCCTGGCGCGTTATGTCGAGGACTTCGACCTGCCGGAACTCGTGCGTGCCAACAAGGCGCGCATCAACGGCCTGCGGATCAAGATCAAGAACGACACTTTCCTCGCTGACATCGCGCCGCTGCAATCGGAACATGACGAAAGCGAAGCCCTGGCCGGCGCCGTGCTCACGCTGCACCGTGCCGACCGTGTGGGCGAGCGCATCTACAACGTGCGCAAGCACGAGCTGCGCGGCTTCGACAGCATCTTCCAGAGCTCCAGGGTGATGGCGGCCGTGGTGCGCGAGGCCCGCCGCATGGCGCCCCTGGATGCACCGCTGCTGATCGAGGGCGAGACTGGCACCGGCAAGGAACTGCTGGCCCGAGCCTGCCACCTGGCGAGCCCGCGCGGGCAGTCGCCTTTCATGGCGCTGAACTGCGCCGGTCTGCCGGAGTCCATGGCCGAAACCGAACTGTTCGGCTACGGCCCGGGTGCCTTCGAAGGGGCCCGGCCGGAGGGCAAGCTGGGTCTGCTGGAACTCACCGCCGGCGGCACGCTGTTCCTCGATGGCGTCGGCGAGATGAGCCCGCGCCTGCAGGCCAAGCTGCTGCGCTTCCTGCAGGACGGTTGCTTCCGCCGTGTGGGCAGTGACGAAGAGGTGTACCTGGATGTGCGGGTGATCTGCGCCACCCAGGTGGACCTTTCCGAGCTCTGCGCCAAGGGCGAATTCCGCCAGGACCTCTATCACCGCTTGAATGTGCTGTCGCTGCATATCCCGCCGCTGCGCGAATGCCTCGACGGCTTGCCGCCGCTGGTGGAGCACTTCCTCGATTCGGCCAGCCGGCAGATCGGCTGCAGCCTGCCGAAGCTGGCGCCGCAGGTGCTGGACAAGCTCGGCCACTACCACTGGCCGGGCAACGTGCGGCAGCTGGAGAACGTGCTGTTCCAGGCGGTTTCCCTGTGCGACGGCGGCACCGTTCGTCCTGAGCATATCCGCCTGCCCGACTATGGCGCGCCGCAACCACTTGGGGACTTCTCGCTGGACGGAGGGCTGGACGCCATCATCGGCCGCTTCGAGAAGGCGGTGCTGGAGCGGCTCTATGCCGAGCATCCGAGCAGCCGCCTGCTGGGCAAGCGGCTCGGGGTTTCCCATACCACCATTGCCAACAAGCTGAAGCTGCACGGATTGGGGAAGGAGGAGAGTTAG
- the mmsB gene encoding 3-hydroxyisobutyrate dehydrogenase codes for MSKIAFIGLGHMGLPMARNLLKAGHDLRVYDLVQAAIDELAAEGATPARDAREAVNGAQVVITMLPASRHVEGLLLGDGGLLESIAAGSLLLECSTIAPESARKVHAAAKTRGIELLDAPVSGGTAGAAAGTLTFMVGGEAAALEKARPIFQAMGKNIFHAGPDGAGQVAKVCNNQLLAVQMIGTAESMALGVANGLDPAVLAEIMRQSSGGNWVLERYNPWPGVMPNAPASKEYDGGFMAELMAKDLGLAQETAQVSLSSTPMGALALQIYRLLLKQGKGKKDFSVVQKLFVE; via the coding sequence ATGAGCAAGATCGCCTTTATCGGACTTGGCCACATGGGTCTGCCCATGGCCCGCAACCTGCTCAAGGCCGGCCACGACCTCAGGGTCTACGACCTGGTGCAGGCCGCCATCGACGAGCTCGCGGCCGAGGGCGCCACGCCCGCAAGGGATGCGCGGGAAGCGGTCAATGGCGCCCAGGTGGTGATCACCATGCTGCCGGCGAGCCGGCATGTGGAAGGCCTGTTGCTTGGCGACGGCGGACTGCTGGAGTCCATCGCCGCCGGCAGCCTGCTGCTGGAATGCTCCACCATCGCCCCGGAGTCCGCGCGCAAGGTACACGCGGCGGCGAAGACCCGTGGCATCGAGTTACTGGATGCACCGGTTTCCGGCGGCACCGCCGGAGCCGCGGCCGGCACCCTGACCTTCATGGTCGGGGGCGAAGCCGCCGCACTGGAAAAGGCGCGGCCGATCTTCCAGGCCATGGGCAAGAACATCTTCCATGCCGGTCCCGATGGCGCCGGCCAGGTGGCCAAGGTGTGCAACAACCAGCTGCTGGCGGTGCAGATGATCGGTACCGCCGAGTCCATGGCGCTGGGCGTGGCCAACGGCCTGGACCCGGCCGTCCTCGCCGAGATCATGCGCCAGAGTTCGGGCGGGAACTGGGTGCTGGAACGCTACAACCCCTGGCCGGGCGTGATGCCCAATGCGCCGGCGAGCAAGGAGTACGACGGTGGCTTCATGGCCGAGCTGATGGCCAAGGACCTGGGGCTCGCCCAGGAAACCGCGCAGGTCAGCCTCTCCAGCACGCCCATGGGCGCCCTGGCGTTGCAGATCTATCGGCTGCTGCTCAAGCAGGGCAAGGGCAAGAAAGACTTCTCGGTGGTGCAGAAGCTGTTCGTGGAGTGA
- a CDS encoding enoyl-CoA hydratase/isomerase family protein, whose protein sequence is MNVSFEERNGLHGARIGIASLDAEASLNALSLPMIEALDARLRAWAEDPEIVCVLLRGNGPKAFCAGGDVRKLVDACREHPGVVPPLAGRFFADEYRLDHRIHTFPKPLICWAHGHVLGGGMGLMQGASIRIVTPSSRLGMPEINIGLYPDVGGSWFLARLPGKLGLFLGLGAGAINAHDALDLDLADRFLLEDQQDALLAGLVQLNWQDKPEVQLNSLFKALEHEARGELPEAQWLPRRKRIDELLDVADLPAAWKAMTALQHDSDVPLARAAKTLAAGCPLTAHLVWEQIRRAKHLSLAEVFRLEYAMSLNCCRHPEFPEGVRARLIDKDNVPRWHWPDVAAIPRAVIEAHFEPVWDGRHPLDDL, encoded by the coding sequence ATGAATGTGAGCTTCGAAGAACGTAATGGCCTGCACGGCGCCCGTATCGGCATCGCCAGCCTGGATGCCGAGGCCAGCCTCAACGCCCTGTCACTGCCGATGATCGAGGCGCTGGACGCCCGCCTGCGTGCCTGGGCCGAAGACCCGGAGATCGTCTGCGTGCTGCTGCGCGGCAATGGCCCCAAGGCCTTCTGCGCCGGTGGCGACGTGCGCAAGCTGGTGGATGCCTGCCGCGAACACCCCGGCGTGGTACCGCCGCTGGCAGGCCGCTTCTTCGCCGATGAATACCGCCTCGACCACCGCATCCACACCTTTCCCAAACCGCTGATCTGCTGGGCCCACGGCCACGTACTGGGTGGCGGCATGGGCCTGATGCAGGGTGCGTCGATCCGCATCGTCACACCCTCCAGCCGCCTGGGGATGCCGGAAATAAACATCGGCCTCTACCCGGATGTCGGTGGCAGCTGGTTCCTTGCCCGCCTGCCCGGCAAGCTCGGCCTGTTCCTCGGCCTGGGTGCCGGCGCCATCAACGCCCACGATGCCCTCGACCTCGACCTGGCCGACCGCTTCCTGCTGGAAGACCAGCAGGACGCCCTGCTCGCCGGGCTGGTCCAGCTCAACTGGCAGGACAAGCCCGAGGTCCAGCTCAACAGCCTGTTCAAGGCCCTGGAGCACGAGGCCCGGGGCGAACTGCCGGAAGCCCAGTGGCTGCCCCGGCGCAAGCGCATCGACGAACTGCTCGACGTGGCCGACCTGCCCGCCGCCTGGAAGGCCATGACCGCCTTGCAGCACGACAGTGATGTTCCGCTGGCCCGCGCCGCCAAGACCCTGGCCGCCGGCTGCCCGCTCACCGCGCACCTGGTGTGGGAACAGATCCGCCGGGCGAAGCACCTTTCCCTGGCCGAGGTGTTCCGCCTGGAATACGCGATGAGCCTTAACTGCTGCCGCCATCCGGAATTCCCCGAAGGCGTGCGCGCCCGCCTGATCGACAAGGACAACGTCCCCCGCTGGCACTGGCCGGATGTGGCGGCCATTCCCCGTGCGGTGATCGAGGCCCATTTCGAGCCGGTGTGGGACGGCCGGCACCCGCTGGACGATCTCTGA
- a CDS encoding enoyl-CoA hydratase, whose translation MTTALEPYQPGIFDLTHKLTVEKHGNTALLTINHPPANTWDRESLIGLKQLIEHLNHDDNIYALVVTGQGPKFFSAGADLNLFADGDKARAREMARRFGEAFEALRDFRGVSIAAINGYAMGGGLECALACDIRIAERQAQMALPEAAVGLLPCAGGTQALPWLVGEGWAKRMILCGERVDAETALRIGLVEQVVDSGEARGTALLLAAKVARQSPVAVRTIKPLIQGARERGPNGWLPEERERFVDLFDADDTREGVNAFLEKRNPNWRNK comes from the coding sequence ATGACCACAGCCTTGGAACCCTATCAGCCCGGCATATTCGACCTCACCCACAAGCTGACGGTGGAAAAGCACGGCAACACCGCGCTCCTCACCATCAACCATCCGCCGGCGAACACCTGGGACCGCGAGTCGCTGATCGGACTCAAGCAGCTCATCGAGCACCTCAACCACGACGACAACATCTACGCCCTGGTGGTGACCGGCCAGGGACCGAAGTTCTTCAGCGCCGGCGCCGACCTCAACCTTTTCGCCGATGGCGACAAGGCCCGTGCCCGCGAGATGGCCCGCCGCTTCGGCGAGGCCTTCGAAGCGCTGCGGGACTTCCGTGGCGTGTCCATCGCCGCGATCAACGGCTACGCCATGGGCGGCGGCCTGGAATGTGCCCTGGCCTGCGACATCCGCATCGCCGAACGCCAGGCGCAGATGGCCCTGCCGGAAGCCGCCGTGGGCCTGCTGCCCTGCGCTGGCGGCACCCAGGCGCTGCCGTGGCTGGTGGGCGAAGGCTGGGCCAAGCGCATGATCCTCTGCGGTGAGCGCGTGGATGCCGAAACGGCCCTGCGCATCGGCCTGGTGGAACAGGTGGTGGACAGCGGCGAAGCCCGTGGCACCGCCCTGCTGCTGGCAGCCAAGGTGGCGCGGCAGAGCCCGGTGGCGGTCCGCACCATCAAGCCGCTGATCCAGGGTGCGCGGGAACGCGGGCCGAACGGCTGGCTGCCGGAAGAACGCGAGCGTTTCGTCGACCTGTTCGACGCCGACGACACCCGCGAAGGCGTCAATGCCTTCCTGGAAAAGCGCAATCCGAACTGGCGCAACAAATGA
- a CDS encoding acyl-CoA dehydrogenase family protein, translated as MDFDLTEEQRLLVDSARAFASHELAPGAADWDRDHHFPLEVIRRAAEQGYLGLYIAEEDGGLGLSRLSSSLIFEQLAAGCVATTAYLTIHNMATWMLASFGDAELKSRWLPGLIGGELLASYCLTEPDAGSDAARLRTRARRDGDHYVLDGSKCFISGAGSTQVLIVMARTGEDGAKGISCFLVPADAEGIRYGRNEDKMGWRAQPTRTITFEGVRIPAGNRIGPQGQGFVYAMKGLDGGRLNIASCSLGAAQAALEQSLRYVEERKQFGKALAEFQALQFKLADMLTALTASRQMVRLAAHRLDQGHAEASLYCAMAKRFATDQCFELCNEALQLHGGYGYLNDYPLERWVRDTRVHQILEGTNEIMRVIVARRLLEQGGALDRLL; from the coding sequence ATGGATTTCGATCTCACCGAGGAACAACGCCTGCTGGTGGACAGCGCCCGCGCCTTCGCCAGCCACGAACTGGCGCCCGGCGCCGCAGACTGGGACCGTGACCACCACTTCCCGCTGGAAGTGATCCGCCGCGCCGCCGAACAGGGCTACCTGGGCCTGTACATCGCCGAAGAAGATGGCGGCCTGGGGCTTTCCCGGCTGTCGTCCTCCCTGATCTTCGAGCAACTGGCCGCCGGCTGCGTGGCCACCACCGCCTATCTGACCATCCACAACATGGCCACCTGGATGCTGGCATCCTTCGGCGATGCCGAACTGAAGTCGCGCTGGCTGCCCGGTCTGATCGGCGGCGAACTGCTCGCCTCCTACTGCCTGACCGAACCTGACGCCGGCTCCGATGCCGCCCGCCTGCGCACCCGCGCCCGCCGTGATGGCGACCACTATGTGCTGGATGGCAGCAAATGCTTCATTTCCGGCGCTGGCAGCACCCAGGTGCTGATCGTCATGGCCCGTACGGGTGAGGACGGTGCCAAGGGCATTTCCTGCTTCCTGGTACCAGCCGACGCCGAAGGCATCCGCTATGGCCGCAATGAAGACAAGATGGGCTGGCGTGCCCAGCCCACCCGAACCATCACCTTCGAAGGCGTGCGCATTCCCGCCGGCAATCGCATCGGTCCGCAAGGCCAGGGCTTCGTCTACGCCATGAAAGGCCTGGATGGCGGCCGCCTGAACATCGCCAGTTGCTCCCTCGGCGCCGCCCAGGCGGCCCTGGAGCAGAGCCTGCGCTATGTGGAGGAGCGCAAGCAGTTCGGCAAGGCGCTGGCCGAATTCCAGGCCCTGCAATTCAAACTCGCCGACATGCTTACCGCCCTCACCGCCAGCCGGCAGATGGTGCGCCTGGCCGCCCACCGCCTGGACCAGGGCCACGCCGAGGCCAGCCTCTATTGCGCCATGGCCAAGCGCTTCGCCACCGACCAGTGCTTCGAACTGTGCAACGAGGCGCTGCAATTGCACGGCGGGTATGGCTACCTGAACGACTATCCTCTGGAGCGCTGGGTGCGCGACACCCGGGTGCACCAGATTCTTGAAGGCACCAACGAAATCATGCGCGTCATCGTGGCGCGCCGTTTACTGGAACAGGGCGGTGCCCTCGACCGACTTCTGTAA